CTTTTCTCGAAGTTACGTCCGGGTTATTGATGGCAACACCCCACTGAGCAACGTGGACAGCGTCGGTAACTATCATTCGAACATGGCGATAGATACCGGAACCACTGTACCACCGGCTATTCACCTGTTGCGAATTGTCCACCCTTACCGTTATTACATTTTCCCCATTAAAATCTAAATAAGAGGAAAGATCATAGCTAAACGATGAATAACCATAGGGATAAATTCCAAGCGATTTTCCATTGATAAAAACTTCTGAGTTCATATAAACTCCTTCAAAATATATGGAAACTTTTTTGCCTTTCCATTCATCTGGAACCTTGAATGATTTCCTGTACCAGCCAATACCTGCAGGAAAGTACCCTCCTTCACCCCCGGTTGGATTTTTAGGGCTTATTTCCCCTTCAATGCTCCAGTCATGCGGCAAATCCAACATACGCCATTTGCAGTCGTCGAAGGCAGGCTTTTCTGCGCTTGTGACACTGTCCTTTGTAAACCGCCAGCCGGTATCGAAAGATATTGAGCGACGAGAAGCGTTCTGAGCACCGGCCGTGTTAGCGTCTGCGACAGCAACAGTGAGAATTATGGCAATAATAAATTTGTAAAAGGATTTCATTTTGACCTAATAGCAATTGAACAAGTTAATGGTTGATATAATCAAAAGTACACCGCGTTAATGCGGCCGCGTTTATATTGGTGGTACGGGCAAAGCTACCATTACGGTAATGAAAGCTATATTATTGAATGTTTCTGATTATGGTATGAATGTTAATCTTAGCTTATAAATTAATGTACACGGAGCCGACCACAGTAGATTAATATGCTAATGCATAAGCGGAAGTTAACATTGTTTGTATAAACATAATCATCTGTAACATTTAGTGGTTCCCCGTCGCGATAGCTTTGTAAGTACATGAAAACTATATTATTACTTACAGGATGCCTTTATCTGGCATTCACTAATGTTGTGACCGCTCAAACCGTCGGCAGGCAAAGGGTAATCTCTGTTGATTTGAACGACGTAAAGGGGCCGCTTCCGCAAAGCTCCAATTTGTGTGTAGGTGCCGGACGTGCCAATGAAGGGCTGCGCGCCGACTGGCAAAGACAATTGAAAATGGTACATGATGAATGCGGGTTCAGATATATCCGCTTCCATGGTCTGCTGTCGGACGATATGGGCGTTTATTTTGAAGATAAGGGGAAGCCTGTTTACAATTGGCAGTATATAGATGAGTTATTTGATTTCCTGCTGCGAATAAAAATGAAGCCGTTCGTCGAAGTAGGCTTTATGCCAGGCTGGCTGGCCAGCGGGAGCAACACTATATTTTGGTGGAGGGGAAATGTTACGCCACCCAACAATTATCAAAAATGGGATGATCTTATCAAAGCGATGGTAAAGCATTGGGTGCAACGGTATGGTGAAGATGAGGTGGCCAACTGGTACTTTGAGATCTGGAACGAGCCGAACCTGAAAGGTGGTTTCTTTACCGGGGATCAGCAGGACTATTTCAAACTCTACCGCGAAACGGCCATTGCTATAAAAAGCGTCTCAAAAAAATTCAGGGTTGGCGGACCTGCTACCGCGGGAAATGCCTGGGTTCCTGAGATGATCAATTTTTGCCAGCAGAATTCAGCTCCTATTGATTTTATCAGCACACACGATTATGGGGTAAAACAAGGTTTCCTGGATGCCAACGGCCAGGGCGGCACCGTAATCGATCGGGACAGGAACGTCATTTCCAATCACATGAAAGGAACCAGGCAGACTATACGATCTTCCGCTTTGTCGAATTTGGAATTGCATTACACTGAATGGAGCGCCTCCTATTCGCCTGCCGACCCGATTCACGACAGCTATCACGAAGCTGCATATATTTTAAACACCGTAAAGCAGGCCGCCCCCTATATAAATTCAATGTCTTACTGGACATTTACCGATATATTTGAAGAAGCCGGGCCGAGAAGTACTCCCTTTCATGGCGGCTTTGGGTTGGTCAATTACGAGGATCTTAAAAAGCCTGCATACTATGCTTTCAAATACCTCAATCAGCTTGGCAAAACAGAACTTAAAACTGCCGATTCAAGCGCGATTATTTGTAAGGATAAAAACGGAGTACAAGCGTTACTGTGGAATTTTACTATCGACCATCCCGGCGATAGTGTGCATAACGATGTTTTTTACAAAAGAAATCTCCCATCAAAGGAACTGCCACCTGTAAATTTCAAAATTAAGGGCCTCAAACCCGGAAAGTACACTGTCGACATTTACAAAACAGGATATGGCGTAAATGACATTTATACTGCCTATTATAAAATGGGCTCGCCTTCACAACTGACACGAGAGCAGGTAGGCGAACTTAAAAAGCAGAATTCGGAAAAGCCGATTAGTACGAGGGTTGTGGTTGTGAACAACACTGGACGGCTTGAAGAAAATATTTCACTCAGGCAAAATGATGTGATTTTTATGAAGATTAGCCGAATTATTTAAAATGAAAAGAATGATAGTGCTACTCATTATCATACAGGCGTATGTATTAACTGTCTCTTGGGATCCCGGTAAAGCAAGCCATGTGTTTGACCGGGTCAATACGGAGGCCTGTCGTGACCCCGGGGAAACCAATACCCTTCACCTCATTCGGCAAATGCTATTACGATTCTTGGATTTCTACCGAATAAATTGTATTTTTAACATAAGTCATTTGGAATCAAAAAGTTGCAAATTCATTGTGGAAAATTCGGGAATTGCCACATTTGCAAATTTGTAAGATATTGAAAATAAATACATTATCGGAATAGGCTCGAGTCCCGTCCATTTACTCACTTCTTATCGACCATTATTTAAATTTCCCCTTAAACGTTTTGGTGCGGCTAAATCGTGATGGAAAAAACTTCCATTGGCCAGAATGACTTTATGGCACCGTTTACCGACGCGGCGGGCAACCGGATAGCTTTGCTTTCGATGGGTTAAGCATTTGGGTGGAAGACAGATCGCGACTTTTTGATACAATCAAATTAATTCAGCTGACGGTAATTGCTCGGCGAATGTCCGGTTTTAGCGCGGAACACCCGGGCAAAGTGCGAAGGGTGTTCAAATCCCAGCCGGTAAGCGATCTCGCTGACGGTGGCGTCGCTACCCCAAAGCAGGTCCTTGGCTCTATCGATCATGGCCAGGTGGATATGTTCGATGGTGGTTTTCCCGGTGAACTTTTGCAGCAGGTCGGCGAGGTAATTGCTGGAAAGATGAAGTCTTTCGGCAAAATAACCTACCTCGGGCAGCCCGGTATCGATCAGCGTATCCTGGGCGAAATAATCTTTAAGCAACTGCTCAAAACGCTGCACGACATCGGCATTGATTTTGGCGCGGGTATAGAACTGCCGGTCATAAAAGCGGTCGCAGTAATTGAGCAGTAATTCAATATTGCTGATCAATAAACGCTGGGTATGCTTGTCTGTGCCCTGCCGGCATTCCCGGTCGATCTTGTCCAGGCAATCTTTCAGCAGGCCCTTTTCCTCCTCGGACACATGCAGCGCCTCGTTCACCTCGTAATGAAAAAAATGATAATCCTGCATGCGTTTAGCCAGTGGCGTACCATACAACAAGTCCGGGTGGATAAACAGCGCCCAGCCTTTATCCACGCTGACCTCCGGGCCTGCGGCGATCGGCTGGTTAGGCGCGGTAAAAAGCAGTGAGCCGCTGCTGAAATCATAATGCCCGCGGCCGTACTTCAGCTGGCCTTCCATCTGCTTGCAGGAAATAGTGTAAAAGCCGAACCGGTACGTCGTCTGCTCGCGCGGCCGCAGCGCATAAAAGTCGGTATGGTCCGGTATGACACTGACCAGCGGGTGTCGCGGCTCCGGCATCTGCATAAAACGGCTCAACTCGCTGATCGATTCAAAATGATGAAACCTGTCCGGCTTTTGCATGGCTAAAGATACGCTTAACCGGCCAATTGAGCAGTCATCATGTGTTTGAAAGCCGCATCATCCATTTGCGCGCGCGCTTCCAGCAATTGTTTGCCGTGCGCATCGGTGGGATAACGCAACTGCTCGGTTCCGTCGGTGGCGGCAGCGAAGATCGCTTCGGCCACCTCGCCGATATTTTCTGAAAGCGGCCAGGTTTCCAGCTTAGCGGCGAATTGATCGAAAGCCTGTTGATAATCTTCGATACCGCCCGCGCCGTAATAATCCATGGAACGACTGACGAAATCGGTCTTGTAACCGCCCGGCTCGACAATCTTCAGCCGGATACCGAGCGGATTGAGCTCATACTGCAGCGATTCGGTTAGCCCCTCTACGGCGAACTTGGTTGCATGGTATAGCGTAGAGAACGGAAAGGTCAGCCGTCCGCCTACGGAGGACACGTTGATGATGGTACCCGAACGCTGTTTGCGCATGACCGGCAAAACTCCCTGGGTAACCTGGATCAGGCCGATCAGATTGGTGTCAACCTGGCGGCGAATGACCTCGGCCGACGCCGCTTCCAGTGCGCCCAGGGTGCCGTAACCGGCATTATTGACCAGCACATCGATGCGGCCGAAGCGTTTAAGGGTGCTTTCGACGGCCGCCTGGATGCTGGTCACGTCCGTTACATCAAGTCGAACGACGAACACATGATCAAGTAGTTGCAATTCCTGGTCTTTTTCCGGCGAACGCATGGTCGCTATCACGTTCCAGCCCTGCCGGTGGAACAGTTGTACGGCGGCTCTTCCAAACCCGGAAGAAGCGCCGGTTATGAATACGGTGTTTTTCATAACCCAAAGTTCCGCCGTTAACTGCAGACACGCGAATACATTTCACGGAACTCCGGATACATTTCACGGATCAGGCAGGATGTGCCCATGAAGCGCATTAACGAAACATCTAACCTAGCCGGCTCAGGGTTTTCCCAGATACCCCCAGATAATCTTTCAGCAAACTCTTCAAAAGCAAGACCCGGCAGTCGCCCCCGGGGAGTTCAGGGCAGCATTAAACTGAGCGCCGGGGCTTACACGGCAGGCAGCTGGCTTTTACGGCTGGCGACGATCCGCTGCCGGTGCTGGATCCCCCACTCCTTGAGTTCATGCAAGACCTTACGCAGACTGCGGCTGTAGGGCATCAGTTCATAGGTGACGGTGACCGGTGTGGTCGGCAGCACACGGCGCACCACGAATTCGTTCAGCTCCAGTTCCTTGAGTTCTTTAGTGAGCACCTTGGCCGTTATATCGCCTAAGGAACGCTGAATCTCTTTAAAACGCTTCGGCCCCTCCGTCAGCGTGAAGATCAGCGGCAGCTTCCATTTGCCGTTCAATACATAAAGCGCGTCCCGAATGCCATTTACGCCTTCGATACAGGCATTTTCAGCGCAGGGATGTGCCTCTCCAAGTCCATTGGTCAGATCCGATTTCATGGCTCAAAGGTACACAGTATCCCGAACGATACCGGTATCCTCCGGGAAACTCCTATCTTTTTGATACCCCGTACGGGTAGGTTTGCAGTGTTAAAAAAAAAGCAAACATGAAAAAGATATTGCATATCATTTCCAGTCCCAAAGGCGAAAACTCCTACAGTATCAAGCTGGGCAACGCCATCATCGACAAAATAAAAGCAGCCAGCCCGGACAGTACCGTTCAGGTGCATGACCTGACCAAACATCCTTTTCCTCACCTGGAAGAGGCCACACTGGCGGCATTCTATACACCCGCCTCCGAACAAACCACGGCCACCAAAGCAGCCCTCCGGCATTCTGATGAAGCCATTGCGGAACTGATGGCAGCGGATCTGATCGTGATCGGTGCTCCCTTATGGAATTTTAGTATCCCGTCGGTACTCAAAGCCTGGATCGATCACATCGCCCGCGCAGGGGTCACTTTTAAATACAGTGAGGCCGGCGCCGAAGGCTTAGTGAAAGGTAAAACCGTGTATGTCGCCATGGCTTCGGGCGGGGTCTATTCCAGCGGCCCCTATCAGGTCTACGACTTCGTCTCCACCTACCTGAAAAGTGTACTCGGTTTTATGGGCATGACCGATCTCAAGATTTTCCGGGCAGAGGGCGTGGCCTATCCGGGACAGGCGGAAGCCGCCCTGCAAAAAGGACTGGACAGTATCGAGCTCTGACCAACTAAAAAGGAGAACGACTGGCGATCGTTCTCCTTTGATTTCATTAAACCTATTGCCTGGTGGCTATGCGTTGTGCCGGGATTGCCTTTTAATTTTCCGCTGCGTTATAAACTGGTAAACCGACCCTGCAATAAATAGCATGAAAATAACAAGCAGTGTTTTCGCTATAATAGGGTCTGTAGGTGCCTTTGCAAGTGGATGTCCGACCGGAACACGGGTCAATGTTTCATTAACCGTAGGGACCCAGGATAAGAAAAAACTAAAAGACAAAAGGAAATTCTCGAAAAACCGGGCTCTTGTATTCCCCTGTTTTCTTAAATGAAGAAGGTAAGCGATTCCAACCAACACCACGATGAACAGGGCAAAAATATGACCGGCATTGAAGCCGCCATGTTTGGATATACCTAAAGCTGTTAACGAAGTAACAACCGTTGTATAAAAATAGATCCTGCCGGTACTATGACTTAAGTTTATTTTACCGAACCTGATATAGGATATCACAGCGGCAATAATGGCCGTGATGCCTATGATCGTATGAAATATGCCTAAATTAGATAAGCCCATTTTAATAAAAATTGAGGAGTGATGTAATGAAACAAAGGATTAAGATGCCAAGGTGGCGTCCGAACTGATCGGTATGTTCAACACTTTTGAGATCAAACAATTTTTCTCTGCACCGCTTACGATGGCCTCAAATTCTGCTACATCAACTCCCGGTACAACGCCTGTAATAGCAAGATGGATACTTTTAATAGCCACATCTTCCATTAATAAAGTGGCTTCAGTATCCAGGGATGCAGGGTTGAATCCTTTTTCTGTTAACCCCAGGCTAACTGCCATGGTAAAACATCCGGCATGTGCCGCGGCCAACAATTCTTCCGGATTAGTCCCATTTTCTTCCCCTGTAAAACGGGTTTTAAAACTGTAATTGGTTTGATTTAAAATTTCGCTTTGGGTAGTTAACCGGCCTTTACCATCTCTAACTGTGCCTTCCCAATGTGCTTTTGCTGTGCGTTTCATATTGTTTATGCTTTAAATTTTGATTGTCGATATTGACAATACAAAGGTGCAGCGCAGCCGGGAAACGCGTTTTGTAATTCAGGTCAACTACTTGGCAATTTGGTTCAGCCGGTAATGGGTTGGCGAGACGTGGTATTTATCATGAAAGCTTTTGGTAAAGTTAGCCAGATCATTAAACCCGCATTGATAGGCAACGTCAGCAATGCGGTTATCAAAAGCCAAAAGCAGTTCGGCGGCTTTCTCCAGCTTTTTGTTTTTGATATAATTTGCTGGCGTATCGTTGTATAATTTGGCAAACTCTC
Above is a window of Mucilaginibacter ginsenosidivorans DNA encoding:
- a CDS encoding helix-turn-helix domain-containing protein, which translates into the protein MQKPDRFHHFESISELSRFMQMPEPRHPLVSVIPDHTDFYALRPREQTTYRFGFYTISCKQMEGQLKYGRGHYDFSSGSLLFTAPNQPIAAGPEVSVDKGWALFIHPDLLYGTPLAKRMQDYHFFHYEVNEALHVSEEEKGLLKDCLDKIDRECRQGTDKHTQRLLISNIELLLNYCDRFYDRQFYTRAKINADVVQRFEQLLKDYFAQDTLIDTGLPEVGYFAERLHLSSNYLADLLQKFTGKTTIEHIHLAMIDRAKDLLWGSDATVSEIAYRLGFEHPSHFARVFRAKTGHSPSNYRQLN
- a CDS encoding winged helix-turn-helix transcriptional regulator; the encoded protein is MKSDLTNGLGEAHPCAENACIEGVNGIRDALYVLNGKWKLPLIFTLTEGPKRFKEIQRSLGDITAKVLTKELKELELNEFVVRRVLPTTPVTVTYELMPYSRSLRKVLHELKEWGIQHRQRIVASRKSQLPAV
- a CDS encoding FMN-dependent NADH-azoreductase; translated protein: MKKILHIISSPKGENSYSIKLGNAIIDKIKAASPDSTVQVHDLTKHPFPHLEEATLAAFYTPASEQTTATKAALRHSDEAIAELMAADLIVIGAPLWNFSIPSVLKAWIDHIARAGVTFKYSEAGAEGLVKGKTVYVAMASGGVYSSGPYQVYDFVSTYLKSVLGFMGMTDLKIFRAEGVAYPGQAEAALQKGLDSIEL
- a CDS encoding OsmC family peroxiredoxin yields the protein MKRTAKAHWEGTVRDGKGRLTTQSEILNQTNYSFKTRFTGEENGTNPEELLAAAHAGCFTMAVSLGLTEKGFNPASLDTEATLLMEDVAIKSIHLAITGVVPGVDVAEFEAIVSGAEKNCLISKVLNIPISSDATLAS
- a CDS encoding SDR family oxidoreductase — protein: MKNTVFITGASSGFGRAAVQLFHRQGWNVIATMRSPEKDQELQLLDHVFVVRLDVTDVTSIQAAVESTLKRFGRIDVLVNNAGYGTLGALEAASAEVIRRQVDTNLIGLIQVTQGVLPVMRKQRSGTIINVSSVGGRLTFPFSTLYHATKFAVEGLTESLQYELNPLGIRLKIVEPGGYKTDFVSRSMDYYGAGGIEDYQQAFDQFAAKLETWPLSENIGEVAEAIFAAATDGTEQLRYPTDAHGKQLLEARAQMDDAAFKHMMTAQLAG
- a CDS encoding GH39 family glycosyl hydrolase yields the protein MKTILLLTGCLYLAFTNVVTAQTVGRQRVISVDLNDVKGPLPQSSNLCVGAGRANEGLRADWQRQLKMVHDECGFRYIRFHGLLSDDMGVYFEDKGKPVYNWQYIDELFDFLLRIKMKPFVEVGFMPGWLASGSNTIFWWRGNVTPPNNYQKWDDLIKAMVKHWVQRYGEDEVANWYFEIWNEPNLKGGFFTGDQQDYFKLYRETAIAIKSVSKKFRVGGPATAGNAWVPEMINFCQQNSAPIDFISTHDYGVKQGFLDANGQGGTVIDRDRNVISNHMKGTRQTIRSSALSNLELHYTEWSASYSPADPIHDSYHEAAYILNTVKQAAPYINSMSYWTFTDIFEEAGPRSTPFHGGFGLVNYEDLKKPAYYAFKYLNQLGKTELKTADSSAIICKDKNGVQALLWNFTIDHPGDSVHNDVFYKRNLPSKELPPVNFKIKGLKPGKYTVDIYKTGYGVNDIYTAYYKMGSPSQLTREQVGELKKQNSEKPISTRVVVVNNTGRLEENISLRQNDVIFMKISRII